A stretch of the Capra hircus breed San Clemente chromosome 10, ASM170441v1, whole genome shotgun sequence genome encodes the following:
- the POC5 gene encoding centrosomal protein POC5 isoform X2, with translation MSSDGEICSPPVLPKDSDRGSSVSSDLQEEYEELLRYAIVTPNIEAGASQPPHSKGEAVPDIKIPAIIDDILQSPGNSPAVRETRMEVGKGCDVNTSGHSKTDGSSPAAASPRKPPHPVMDFFSSNLLVDSSSPGSNSSPMDSHEIIVTDFLISDENLQKMENVLDLWSSGLKTNIISELSKWRLNFIDWHRMEMKKEREKHAADLKQLSSQINSLKELQKTYEVSIGRKDEVISSLSHAIGKQKERIELMRTFFHWRINHVKSRQDVYESKLADQYFQRTLLKKVWRGWRAVVQKQWKEVVERACQARAEEVCVQISNDYEAKVALLTGALENAKAETQRMQHEKEHFEDSMKKAFMRGVCALNLEAMTIFQNRGDADFTTNKREDYGPGVPGKEPPSAHLDASATPVPSAGAVPPSPPAAALAASCAAAFPSAASVTSASAASASSAHLPVSAPHGAGPVAAASAAQEYGPRVVTSAQQKAGRTITARITGRCDFASKNRISSSLAIMGVSPPMSSVVVEKHHPVTVQTIPQATAAKYPRAIHPEGSTSASRSLGTRSTHTQSLTSIQSIKVVD, from the exons ATGTCATCAGACGGAGAGATATGCTCACCTCCAGTTTTGCCAAAAGACTCCGACCGAGGCAGTTCTGTCTCCTCAGATCTTCAG GAAGAATATGAAGAACTGCTTCGTTACGCTATAGTGACTCCAAATATTGAAGCAGGTGCTTCACAGCCGCCTCATTCAAAGGGAGAAGCGGTGCCAGATATTAAAATTCCTGCTATAATTGACGATATTCTTCAAAGTCCAG GAAATAGCCCTGCAGTGAGAGAAACAAGGATGGAAGTTGGAAAAGGATGTGATGTAAATACTTCAGGTCATTCGAAGACAGATG ggTCATCACCAGCAGCAGCGTCCCCAAGGAAGCCGCCTCACCCAGTCATGGATTTTTTCAGCTCAAATCTTTTAGTTGACTCTTCCTCACCAGGGTCTAATTCCAGTCCTATGGATTCCCATGAAATAATTGTGActgattttcttatttctgatgAAAACCTTCAAAAGATGGAAAATGTACTTGATCTCTGGAGTTCAGGTCTTAAG ACGAACATCATATCTGAACTAAGTAAATGGAGACTGAATTTTATTGACTGGCACcgaatggaaatgaaaaaagagagagagaaacatgcaGCAGATTTAAAACAACTGAGCAGCCAGATCAACAGCTTGAAGGAGCTGCAGAAAACCTATGAGGTCTCCATTGGGAGAAAAGATGAG GTGATTTCTAGCTTGTCTCATGCCATAGGCAAGCAAAAGGAAAGGATAGAGTTGATGAGAACATTCTTCCACTGGCGAATCAACCACGTCAAATCGAGGCAGGAT GTTTATGAAAGTAAACTAGCTGACCAGTATTTTCAGCGAACTTTACTGAAGAAAGTCTGGCGAGGCTGGCGGGCCGTAGTACAGAAGCAGTGGAAAGAGGTGGTGGAACGCGCTTGTCAAGCCAGAGCTGAAGAAGTCTGTGTCCAGATTTCCAATGACTATGAAGCCAAAGTTGCTCTG TTAACTGGAGCTTTGGAAAATGCAAAAGCTGAGACCCAAAGGATGCAGCATGAAAAAGAGCACTTTGAAGACTCCATGAAGAAAGCTTTcatgaggggtgtgtgtgcgttAAATCTTGAGGCCATGACTATATTTCAGAACAGAGGTGATGCAG ATTTCACGACCAATAAAAGGGAAGACTATGGGCCTGGtgttccaggaaaagagcctcCTTCCGCTCATCTGGATGCTTCAGCCACTCCGGTGCCCTCGGCAGGTGCAGTGCCACCGTCCCCGCCAGCAGCGGCCCTCGCAGCCTCCTGCGCGGCTGCCTTCCCCTCGGCGGCTTCCGTCACCTCTGCCAGCGCCGCTTCCGCTTCCTCAGCCCACCTCCCGGTTTCCGCTCCCCATGGCGCTGGGCCGGTCGCTGCAGCTTCTGCTGCGCAGGAG TATGGGCCCAGGGTTGTGACATCAGCGCAACAGAAAGCTGGGAGAACAATCACGGCCCGGATCACAGGAAGGTGTGATTTTGCTTCAAAAAACAGAATCAGCAGCAGCTTGGCTATAATGGGAGTTTCTCCTCCCATGAGCTCTGTTGTTGTGGAGAAACATCATCCGGTCACAGTG caAACCATTCCTCAAGCTACTGCAGCAAAGTATCCGCGGGCCATTCACCCTGAAGGTAGTACCTCGGCTTCCAGGTCTCTTGGAACCAGATCAACTCACACCCAGTCTCTCACAAGCATTCAGTCCATAAAAGTGGTTGACTAA
- the POC5 gene encoding centrosomal protein POC5 isoform X1 produces MSSDGEICSPPVLPKDSDRGSSVSSDLQEEYEELLRYAIVTPNIEAGASQPPHSKGEAVPDIKIPAIIDDILQSPGNSPAVRETRMEVGKGCDVNTSGHSKTDGSSPAAASPRKPPHPVMDFFSSNLLVDSSSPGSNSSPMDSHEIIVTDFLISDENLQKMENVLDLWSSGLKTNIISELSKWRLNFIDWHRMEMKKEREKHAADLKQLSSQINSLKELQKTYEVSIGRKDEVISSLSHAIGKQKERIELMRTFFHWRINHVKSRQDVYESKLADQYFQRTLLKKVWRGWRAVVQKQWKEVVERACQARAEEVCVQISNDYEAKVALLTGALENAKAETQRMQHEKEHFEDSMKKAFMRGVCALNLEAMTIFQNRGDADFTTNKREDYGPGVPGKEPPSAHLDASATPVPSAGAVPPSPPAAALAASCAAAFPSAASVTSASAASASSAHLPVSAPHGAGPVAAASAAQEVMYGPRVVTSAQQKAGRTITARITGRCDFASKNRISSSLAIMGVSPPMSSVVVEKHHPVTVQTIPQATAAKYPRAIHPEGSTSASRSLGTRSTHTQSLTSIQSIKVVD; encoded by the exons ATGTCATCAGACGGAGAGATATGCTCACCTCCAGTTTTGCCAAAAGACTCCGACCGAGGCAGTTCTGTCTCCTCAGATCTTCAG GAAGAATATGAAGAACTGCTTCGTTACGCTATAGTGACTCCAAATATTGAAGCAGGTGCTTCACAGCCGCCTCATTCAAAGGGAGAAGCGGTGCCAGATATTAAAATTCCTGCTATAATTGACGATATTCTTCAAAGTCCAG GAAATAGCCCTGCAGTGAGAGAAACAAGGATGGAAGTTGGAAAAGGATGTGATGTAAATACTTCAGGTCATTCGAAGACAGATG ggTCATCACCAGCAGCAGCGTCCCCAAGGAAGCCGCCTCACCCAGTCATGGATTTTTTCAGCTCAAATCTTTTAGTTGACTCTTCCTCACCAGGGTCTAATTCCAGTCCTATGGATTCCCATGAAATAATTGTGActgattttcttatttctgatgAAAACCTTCAAAAGATGGAAAATGTACTTGATCTCTGGAGTTCAGGTCTTAAG ACGAACATCATATCTGAACTAAGTAAATGGAGACTGAATTTTATTGACTGGCACcgaatggaaatgaaaaaagagagagagaaacatgcaGCAGATTTAAAACAACTGAGCAGCCAGATCAACAGCTTGAAGGAGCTGCAGAAAACCTATGAGGTCTCCATTGGGAGAAAAGATGAG GTGATTTCTAGCTTGTCTCATGCCATAGGCAAGCAAAAGGAAAGGATAGAGTTGATGAGAACATTCTTCCACTGGCGAATCAACCACGTCAAATCGAGGCAGGAT GTTTATGAAAGTAAACTAGCTGACCAGTATTTTCAGCGAACTTTACTGAAGAAAGTCTGGCGAGGCTGGCGGGCCGTAGTACAGAAGCAGTGGAAAGAGGTGGTGGAACGCGCTTGTCAAGCCAGAGCTGAAGAAGTCTGTGTCCAGATTTCCAATGACTATGAAGCCAAAGTTGCTCTG TTAACTGGAGCTTTGGAAAATGCAAAAGCTGAGACCCAAAGGATGCAGCATGAAAAAGAGCACTTTGAAGACTCCATGAAGAAAGCTTTcatgaggggtgtgtgtgcgttAAATCTTGAGGCCATGACTATATTTCAGAACAGAGGTGATGCAG ATTTCACGACCAATAAAAGGGAAGACTATGGGCCTGGtgttccaggaaaagagcctcCTTCCGCTCATCTGGATGCTTCAGCCACTCCGGTGCCCTCGGCAGGTGCAGTGCCACCGTCCCCGCCAGCAGCGGCCCTCGCAGCCTCCTGCGCGGCTGCCTTCCCCTCGGCGGCTTCCGTCACCTCTGCCAGCGCCGCTTCCGCTTCCTCAGCCCACCTCCCGGTTTCCGCTCCCCATGGCGCTGGGCCGGTCGCTGCAGCTTCTGCTGCGCAGGAGGTAATG TATGGGCCCAGGGTTGTGACATCAGCGCAACAGAAAGCTGGGAGAACAATCACGGCCCGGATCACAGGAAGGTGTGATTTTGCTTCAAAAAACAGAATCAGCAGCAGCTTGGCTATAATGGGAGTTTCTCCTCCCATGAGCTCTGTTGTTGTGGAGAAACATCATCCGGTCACAGTG caAACCATTCCTCAAGCTACTGCAGCAAAGTATCCGCGGGCCATTCACCCTGAAGGTAGTACCTCGGCTTCCAGGTCTCTTGGAACCAGATCAACTCACACCCAGTCTCTCACAAGCATTCAGTCCATAAAAGTGGTTGACTAA